A genome region from Fusarium musae strain F31 chromosome 5, whole genome shotgun sequence includes the following:
- a CDS encoding hypothetical protein (EggNog:ENOG41), whose protein sequence is MSYNNDEQARRAQAAQNAQWASNRSQPQNSYPYQTGTFSNPDEPIIHTVEEPSMNLLNSPSSHSIPGLPHNPAPLPRRYQNPARQQDLRRTALENDAYNQGQSSRGPPNAGYGAQPPSYYEQAPPNPRSGPRDSSQGYPGVVSSAQPSNYYPQAPPNLRSGPSGSSQGYPGVGSSVQSSNYYPQAPSTTGPEPIGSQIAETRTNEPMSNPANYQQGKKKRKKRELVTRSVRGTIAPLPQEGNIVENA, encoded by the exons ATGTCATACAACAATGATGAGCAAGCTCGCCGGGCTCAGGCTGCCCAGAACGCTCAGTGGGCTAGCAACCGCAGTCAGCCACAAAACTCTTATCCCTACCAAACCGGCACTTTCTCGAATCCAGATGAGCCCATAATTCACACAGTAGAAGAGCCTTCAATGAATCTTTTGAACAGTCCTAGCAGTCATTCTATACCCGGGCTGCCACATAACCCAGCTCCTCTGCCAAGGAGGTATCAGAATCCCGCTCGACAACAAGATTTGCGTAGGACAGCTTTGGAAAACGATGCTTATAATCAGGGGCAAAGCTCTCGAGGACCCCCAAATGCCGGTTATGGAGCACAGCCTCCCAGCTACTATGAACAAGCCCCTCCGAATCCGAGATCTGGGCCCAGGGACAGCTCTCAAGGATATCCAGGTGTCGTTTCTAGTGCACAGCCTTCCAACTACTACCCTCAAGCCCCTCCTAACTTGAGATCTGGACCTAGTGGCAGCTCTCAAGGATATCCAGGTGTCGGTTCTAGCGTGCAGTCTTCCAACTACTATCCTCAAGCCCCTTCGACAACAGGACCTGAACCGATTGGCAGTCAAATAGCCGAAACGCGCACAAATGAACCTATGTCCAATCCTGCAAATTATCAAC AaggcaagaagaaaaggaagaagagagaattAGTAACGAGAAGTGTCCGCGGGACAATCGCCCCGTTGCCCCAGGAAGGAAATATTGTCGAGAATGCCTGA
- a CDS encoding hypothetical protein (EggNog:ENOG41) produces MSAPPPYSPSGSTGNDGETRDIRTLTDTSSATSTASSASTILPPYPPSRDRTLPIRSDEPRSMPPIAGALQRLRSPGDSGTSNATSSGTRERLRQMEIERDDLRRAMQQERAINDRLKREAGLTGLSAAEARLRVLELKREAQAAAQMKRTPNEGMFKAACATDLLFLMDTTSSMGPFIAAAKEQVKKIMEDITETFYNEAEVRIAVVSYKDHCDKNHIQFIDFTTDVEKVRGFIDKLKARGGGDAPEDVLGGIQQAVNASWKNQTRCIIHIADAPPHGNIFHSWTEKSDDYYTPGSEPHKLHYQPLLKQMIGLNLNYALLRILSATDKMAYVFLQEYAAASADCKLLKTNPHYREALKANSGPRSSVLGSSKGTAKGGLLFEEAELGTTYSALRHLVVKSVTSSASRTAVRMSESSSRTGEKGTKTAQMSHLDAIGEAEDDEFNEKGSEAILEDVDKKWSDQSWFEDKLVVEGFSPDTVIHRSGTLNDMMAHDDNIKLSVMELNVHKRRMPFAQGALRLAYCAKTTHSTNPYVVKSFKRGGKRLAHLAEDMRCQALCKAFALEFNALTGDKHAIDFIVTSCLKGKSGDSGTDYISLEPFIEGDYVKYNNNCSYVNEDNPDDEFNKAAQAFSHFTYERSWGSFLVCDLQGVGHVLTDPAIHTLDPERFKLADTNLGREGFKFFFATHVCNEICTQLELKSKASMISSEKASFREWWPTIDSTACCSNKLCGKIIQVTNANKSEEFPGCNWCDACWPQLEATKEKVICVAPGTHHEFDVSRFYWESQGRVAPRKCEDHRERDETVARTSVMGGNFFGRLRGATKKKSISGKAW; encoded by the coding sequence ATGAGTGCCCCTCCTCCATACTCACCATCAGGCTCTACTGGAAATGATGGAGAGACACGAGATATTCGTACTCTGACTGACACCTCCTCCGCAACCTCCACtgcatcttcagcatctaCCATCCTCCCTCCCTATCCCCCAAGCAGAGACCGCACACTACCTATCCGCAGCGATGAACCCAGATCCATGCCGCCCATCGCCGGCGCTCTCCAACGTCTCCGATCCCCCGGCGACTCCGGAACATCCAATGCTACCTCCTCTGGCACCCGCGAACGTCTCCGCCAGATGGAGATCGAACGCGATGATCTCCGCCGCGCAATGCAGCAGGAGCGCGCTATAAACGATCGTCTCAAGCGTGAAGCAGGTCTTACAGGCCTTTCTGCCGCTGAAGCGAGACTTCGtgttcttgagctcaagCGAGAGGCTCAAGCAGCCGCTCAAATGAAGAGAACTCCCAATGAGGGAATGTTCAAGGCAGCTTGTGCTACAGATCTGCTGTTTCTCATGGATACTACTTCGTCTATGGGACCCTTCATCGCTGCTGCTAAAGAGcaggtcaagaagatcatggaggATATTACCGAGACGTTCTATAATGAGGCGGAGGTTAGAATTGCAGTGGTCAGTTACAAAGATCACTGTGATAAGAACCATATTCAGTTCATCGACTTCACCACCGATGTGGAGAAGGTGAGGGGTTTCATCGATAAGCTGAAAGCTCGGGGCGGCGGTGATGCACCGGAAGATGTCCTTGGTGGCATCCAACAAGCCGTCAATGCCTCTTGGAAGAATCAGACCCGATGTATCATCCACATTGCTGATGCTCCACCACACGGTAACATCTTTCACAGTTGGACTGAGAAGAGTGATGACTACTACACCCCTGGAAGCGAACCGCATAAGCTTCACTACCAGCCTCTTCTGAAGCAGATGATCGGTCTGAACCTCAACTACGCTCTTCTCCGTATCTTAAGCGCGACTGACAAGATGGCGTACGTTTTCCTCCAGGAATATGCTGCTGCGTCTGCGGACTGCAAGCTTCTGAAGACGAACCCCCACTACCGAGAGGCTTTGAAGGCGAACTCTGGACCGAGGAGTAGTGTTCTTGGTAGCTCCAAGGGCACTGCGAAGGGTGGTCTGCTCTTTGAAGAAGCCGAGCTGGGTACTACGTACAGTGCCCTTCGCCACCTTGTTGTCAAGAGCGTCACTAGCTCTGCCTCACGCACTGCCGTTCGAATGTCagagtcttcttctcgaaccGGTGAGAAGGGAACAAAGACTGCTCAAATGTCTCATCTTGACGCCATTGGTGAAGCGGAAGACGATGAGTTCAACGAGAAGGGAAGCGAAGCAattcttgaagatgttgataagAAGTGGTCTGATCAGAGTTGGTTTGAAGATAAACTTGTTGTCGAAGGCTTCAGTCCCGATACTGTGATCCACCGCTCTGGTACGCTGAATGACATGATGGCTCACGACGATAACATCAAGTTGAGCGTCATGGAACTCAACGTTCACAAACGTCGCATGCCATTCGCTCAAGGCGCTCTGCGTCTTGCATACTGCGCCAAGACGACGCACTCCACAAACCCATACGTCGTCAAGTCTTTCAAGCGTGGTGGAAAGCGTCTTGCGCATCTTGCTGAGGACATGCGCTGTCAAGCTCTCTGCAAAGCTTTCGCTCTAGAGTTCAACGCTCTTACAGGCGACAAGCATGCGATTGACTTTATCGTCACATCATGCCTCAAGGGTAAATCTGGCGACTCTGGCACCGATTACATCTCTCTTGAACCCTTCATCGAGGGCGATTATGTCAAGTACAACAATAACTGCAGCTACGTCAACGAAGACAACCCAGACGATGAATTCAACAAAGCAGCACAGGCTTTCTCACACTTCACCTACGAACGATCTTGGGGAAGCTTTCTGGTCTGCGATCTCCAAGGCGTAGGGCACGTCCTCACAGACCCAGCTATTCACACCCTCGATCCAGAACGCTTCAAACTCGCAGACACGAACCTCGGAAGAGAAGGTTTCAAATTCTTCTTCGCAACACATGTCTGTAATGAAATCTGCACCCAACTCGAGCTTAAGAGCAAAGCATCCATGATTTCATCCGAAAAAGCGTCTTTCCGCGAATGGTGGCCTACCATTGACTCAACAGCATGCTGCTCCAACAAGCTATGCGGAAAGATCATCCAAGTGACCAACGCTAATAAATCAGAGGAGTTTCCGGGCTGTAATTGGTGTGATGCTTGTTGGCCGCAGCTGGAAGCTACGAAGGAGAAGGTTATTTGTGTGGCGCCGGGGACGCACCATGAGTTTGATGTGTCGAGGTTTTATTGGGAGAGTCAGGGACGGGTGGCGCCGAGGAAGTGTGAGGATCATAGGGAAAGGGATGAGACTGTTGCGAGGACGTCGGTCATGGGAGGGAATTTCTTTGGGAGACTTAGGGGtgcgacgaagaagaagtcgattTCAGGCAAGGCTTGGTGA
- a CDS encoding hypothetical protein (EggNog:ENOG41~antiSMASH:Cluster_5.1) has protein sequence MLLYHFAKILDIHPGNLLLGVVDDDSQLEFLASMAFKSPVARKQASECRTIYLSRLMRPRPGSILLSDFGEARVGLGPHADDIMPIPYRAPEVIMSMPWNQSVDIWSVGLTAWDLLGTDRLFTAMDGDGEMYDAAHLAELIAALGPPPREFLKRNPRRAADFWDEQGKWKGPAPIPKNRSLQELETKLRDSSAFIAFLRRVLTWMPENRPTAKALLQDPWLMTKSSASAKVESMDAEGQ, from the exons ATGCTTCTCTATCACTTTGCTAAGATTCTAGACATTCATCCCGGGAACCTCTTGCTAGGCGTCGTAGATGACGATTCACAGCTCGAATTTTTGGCTTCCATGGCCTTCAAATCACCTGTCGCTCGGAAACAAGCCTCGGAATGTCGAACAATATACCTCTCACGACTCATGCGCCCAAGGCCAGGTTCAATCCTCTTATCAGACTTTGGTGAGGCGAGGGTCGGTCTTGGACCTCATGCGGACGATATCATGCCCATCCCATACCGTGCACCTGAAGTCATCATGAGCATGCCATGGAACCAGTCTGTAGACATCTGGAGCGTTGGCCTGACTGCCTGGGATCTTCTCGGTACAGATCGGCTGTTCACGGCGATGGATGGAGACGGAGAAATGTACGATGCAGCGCATCTAGCCGAACTCATAGCGGCGCTGGGTCCACCACCTAGGGAATTTTTAAAGAGGAACCCTCGGAGGGCAGCCGACTTTTGGGACGAGCAAG GTAAATGGAAAGGACCCGCACCTATTCCCAAGAATCGCTCCCTGCAAGAGCTTGAGACGAAGCTCCGGGACAGCTCGGCTTTCATTGCGTTTCTGCGACGCGTATTGACGTGGATGCCAGAGAATAGGCCTACTGCGAAGGCACTACTACAGGATCCGTGGTTAATGACTAAGAGCAGTGCTAGTGCGAAAGTTGAGTCGATGGATGCCGAGGGGCAGTAA
- a CDS encoding hypothetical protein (EggNog:ENOG41): MKFTKLSLVTAPLVLTASAAEQNLHLVLERDLVNSKSAITVWNNEQTEVLGKSCTNSLTDGAFVKHAISFSVSENGAGNVTVGDNTYRIGDGDAGSIACGRIAAEDELVVNCVVPVNGLGVDLKPLAKRSLRECFPDGSLGIAKAMDVFEGKVDGEIPSDVLSQVPKLSQKEIDDAVKTAGLSKRQTGCGNWVTQTRPVGNGNPHQNPLHIQLSEAMECPANNQCVAGRFESRSFSIGWSANAAVSWISAGFSVVQTIDTGNNYECWGNPRDWFAVWKKQAQTAYTVQQGIYNSCTNSWQPVGGHIIIWSPNAQNRRGNYYCVFGRQYVRAIGDRWLDTSAGEPGGP, encoded by the exons ATGAAGTTCACCAAGCTCAGCCTGGTCACCGCGCCACTCGTCCTCACAGCTTCTGCTGCGGAGCAGAACCTCCACCTGGTCCTTGAGCGCGACCTCGTCAACTCCAAGTCGGCCATCACCGTCTGGAACAACGAGCAGACCGAGGTCCTGGGCAAGTCGTGCACCAACTCTCTCACCGATGGTGCTTTTGTCAAGCACGCCATCTCATTCTCTGTGAGCGAGAACGGGGCTGGTAACGTGACAGTCGGCGACAACACTTACCGCATCGGCGACGGCGACGCTGGCTCCATTGCCTGCGGACGAATTGCTGCCGAGGACGAGCTGGTTGTTAACTGCGTCGTGCCTGTCAACGGACTTGGTGTGGACCTCAAGCCTCTTGCCAAGCGGTCCTTACGAGAGTGCTTCCCCGATGGGTCTCTCGGAATCGCCAAAGCCATGGACGTCTTCGAGGGCAAGGTCGACGGGGAGATCCCTTCTGACGTACTGAGCCAAGTCCCCAAGCTGTCTCAGAAAGAGATTGACGATGCTGTCAAGACGGCCGGCCTCTCTAAGCGCCAGACAGGCTGTGGTAATTGGGTTACCCAAACCCGTCCGGTCGGCAACGGCAATCCCCACCAGAATCCATTGCATATCCAGCTCAGT GAGGCCATGGAGTGCCCCGCAAACAATCAATGCGTTGCAGGTAGATTCGAGTCGCGGTCCTTTTCGATTGGCTGGAGCGCCAACGCCGCTGTCTCATGGATCAGTGCCGGTTTCAGCGTTGTCCAGACTATCGACACTGGTAACAATTACGAGTGTTGGGGTAATCCTCGAGACTGGTTCGCCGTTTGGAAGAAGCAGGCCCAGACTGCCTATACTGTCCAACAGGGTATCTACAACTCGTGTACTAATTCATGGCAGCCTGTCGGCGGGCACATCATTATCTGGTCACCCAATGCACAGAACAGGCGGGGAAACTATTACTGCGTGTTTGGACGCCAGTATGTTCGCGCTATTGGCGACAGGTGGCTGGATACCTCCGCCGGTGAGCCTGGCGGTCCCTAG